ATTGTGTCCGGCGTTACCACCAACCCGAGTCTGGTTGCCAAAGAAGGCCGGGATTTCATTCAGGTGCTGAAAGAAATTTTGTCGATTGTGGATGGTCCTGTCTCCGCCGAAGTGATTTCCCTTGATGCCAAGGGCATGGTGGAAGAAGGTATGAAGTTTGCCGAACTTCATGAGAACATTACGGTGAAGGTGCCGATGACGGCAGAAGGCTTGAAAGCGGTAAAAGAGTTTGCGGCGAGAGGGGTCAAGACCAACGTGACTTTGATATTCTCCGCCAACCAGGCGCTGCTGGCCGCACGTGCCGGCGCTACCTTTGTGTCACCCTTTGTGGGACGCCTGGATGACATCTCCCAGGAAGGGATCGACTTGATCCGTGACATTGCGGACATTTTCAATATCCATGACATCAAGACGGAAATCATCTCCGCCTCCATCCGCCACCCGATGCATGTGACCCAATCGGCATTGGCAGGCGCTCACATTGCTACCTGTCCGTACTCGGTGATCGAGAAGATGATCAAGCACCCCCTGACCGATCAGGGAATCGAACGGTTCCTGGCCGACTGGGGCAAGATGAAGGGGTAAAGGGAAGCCACCTGGTTTTACAGGTGGCTCTTTTGATCCTATAGCATTTTTGTCCGACTTCGGTATAATGGGGGAAAAGCAGCGAAAGGAGACACACCTACAAATGATGGATGCAAATCAAATTATTGAATTTATCCGCACAAGCGAGAAAAAGACACCGGTGAAGGTTTATGTGAAAGGAGATCTGTCTGGTATCGACTTCGGACCGTCCAGCAAGACATTCATTACCGGCGGCACCGGGGTGGTGTTTGGCGAATGGAAAGAGATTGAGCCGGTACTGGAAGCCAACAAAGGGAAGATTGAAGATTATGTGGTGGAAAGTGACCGCCGCAATTCGGCCATCCCGCTGCTCGACACCAAGAACATCCAGGCTCGAATTGAGCCGGGCGCGATTATCCGTGATCAGGTAACAATCGGGAACAATGCGGTGATCATGATGGGCGCGGTTATCAACATTGGTGCCGTCATTGGCGAAGGCACCATGATAGACATGGGCGTTGTAGTGGGCGGCCGTGGAACGATCGGCAAAAACTGTCATATCGGAGCGGGTGCCGTTATTGCAGGTGTTATTGAGCCGCCTTCGGCCAAGCCTGTTGTGATTGAAGACGATGTGCTGGTTGGTGCCAATGCAGTCATTCTGGAAGGTGTACGCGTCGGCAAAGGTTCCGTGGTGGCAGCCGGCGCCATTGTTGTGGACGATGTACCGGAAAATGTAGTTGTGGCGGGCGTTCCTGCACGAATCATCAAGCAGATTGACGACAAGAC
The DNA window shown above is from Effusibacillus lacus and carries:
- the fsa gene encoding fructose-6-phosphate aldolase, coding for MKFFIDTANVEEIRLANDMGIVSGVTTNPSLVAKEGRDFIQVLKEILSIVDGPVSAEVISLDAKGMVEEGMKFAELHENITVKVPMTAEGLKAVKEFAARGVKTNVTLIFSANQALLAARAGATFVSPFVGRLDDISQEGIDLIRDIADIFNIHDIKTEIISASIRHPMHVTQSALAGAHIATCPYSVIEKMIKHPLTDQGIERFLADWGKMKG
- the dapD gene encoding 2,3,4,5-tetrahydropyridine-2,6-dicarboxylate N-acetyltransferase gives rise to the protein MMDANQIIEFIRTSEKKTPVKVYVKGDLSGIDFGPSSKTFITGGTGVVFGEWKEIEPVLEANKGKIEDYVVESDRRNSAIPLLDTKNIQARIEPGAIIRDQVTIGNNAVIMMGAVINIGAVIGEGTMIDMGVVVGGRGTIGKNCHIGAGAVIAGVIEPPSAKPVVIEDDVLVGANAVILEGVRVGKGSVVAAGAIVVDDVPENVVVAGVPARIIKQIDDKTRSKTEIKQELRQL